One genomic segment of Alphaproteobacteria bacterium includes these proteins:
- a CDS encoding molybdopterin-dependent oxidoreductase: MKRIKKSMSRRDFLKTGSFITGSAAGASLMVGTNPELESAQAQEFDAEASRTTALAQCPYCGVGCGTIIQVEGGRIVSMRPDKDHPTNYGLQCIKGLTAAEPMYVDRMEGDAYVRRDVWDEWNKLDHGDIEFITTSKGSFDEEHFVRVPYHDASEMVAHKVAHFARTHGGNSIALYGSGQLTVEGQYLENLLLKGILGSNTIEANARMCMTSAVTGYFATLGSDTPPLAYEDIELCDMIMHFGHNARESHPIIFWRAADQKRKADISTVIVDPRRTGTVMGYEDINPDNSVHVPILNGDISFLNAIAHVLLKEHEDVIDWEFVKEHTTGWQEYVDGVLANYSPEQVQDRMGGPSHDVPPELIRRVASMFADATRKRLARSKGRHSGQGYGGVIIMWGIGYNQHIHGQHNVISIVNLLTLTGNLAKPGCGPFSMTGQPNAMGERFTGGLTGRLPFNMPLSDDTHRARMADFWRVPEENLITAMNSKNPGYAVGMMERALKDEVKAMFLVYATHIDLPDQHNLVRPALSKTFVIAQEIYRHAPNNLYADVIFPAATWGEVSGVYISSERRLNICQKAAEPPPGCLPDMDMVLDKAKEIGTILGMDMDTVLPYQRKKDGFYDSEEIFRDIILASAGTDTDLTGILEVEKLDGLSPYAQLAELRGIQWPAPTYEIAQNGGTKRRYMLQEGEWENRPYGYFRTKDGKVHMKLCQQDYSNRKELTKRLMEFGTKEALYTIDHMDLIVEARDKGVTPDIPDEEFRGIPWHDVPEDKFPYWFGLGVVYEHFHTAKSNRSPTTRRLVPEMYVEINPADATDLGIEDGDKLRVTTRRGWLEARAQVGTNSLVKPARNNVPRGYMFGPWNLSVADSADPKKNKWLANAVTSRVWDPVSGQVDFKKSACRIEKI; this comes from the coding sequence ATGAAACGCATTAAAAAATCGATGTCGCGGCGAGACTTTCTGAAAACCGGCAGCTTCATCACCGGCAGCGCCGCCGGCGCCAGCCTCATGGTCGGGACCAACCCCGAGCTCGAATCGGCCCAGGCCCAGGAGTTCGATGCCGAGGCCAGCCGCACCACAGCGCTCGCCCAATGCCCCTATTGCGGCGTTGGCTGCGGCACCATCATCCAGGTCGAGGGCGGCCGCATCGTCTCCATGCGCCCGGACAAAGACCATCCGACAAATTATGGTCTGCAATGCATCAAGGGCCTGACCGCGGCTGAGCCCATGTATGTCGACCGCATGGAAGGCGACGCCTACGTGCGACGCGACGTCTGGGATGAATGGAATAAGCTTGACCACGGCGACATCGAGTTCATCACGACCAGCAAAGGTTCGTTCGACGAGGAGCACTTCGTGCGCGTGCCTTATCACGATGCCTCGGAGATGGTGGCCCACAAGGTGGCCCATTTTGCCAGGACCCATGGTGGCAACTCGATCGCGCTCTACGGCTCCGGTCAGCTGACCGTAGAGGGGCAGTATCTCGAGAACCTGTTGCTGAAGGGTATTCTCGGCTCCAACACTATCGAAGCCAATGCGCGGATGTGCATGACCTCTGCCGTGACAGGTTATTTTGCTACTCTCGGCTCCGACACACCGCCGCTCGCCTACGAAGACATCGAGTTGTGCGACATGATCATGCATTTCGGGCACAATGCGCGCGAGTCACATCCGATTATCTTCTGGCGCGCCGCCGACCAGAAGCGAAAGGCCGATATCTCGACCGTGATCGTCGATCCCAGGCGCACCGGCACGGTCATGGGCTACGAAGACATCAATCCCGACAACTCTGTCCACGTGCCTATCCTCAACGGCGACATCAGCTTTCTCAACGCCATCGCCCACGTGCTGCTCAAGGAGCACGAAGACGTTATTGACTGGGAGTTTGTCAAGGAGCACACTACCGGCTGGCAGGAATACGTTGACGGCGTGCTTGCGAACTACAGCCCCGAACAGGTGCAGGACCGCATGGGCGGGCCCAGCCACGACGTCCCACCCGAGCTTATCCGGCGCGTCGCCAGCATGTTTGCCGACGCCACACGCAAGCGCCTCGCCCGTAGCAAGGGCCGCCACAGTGGCCAGGGCTACGGCGGCGTCATCATCATGTGGGGCATCGGCTACAACCAGCACATACACGGCCAGCACAACGTCATCTCGATCGTAAACCTACTGACGCTGACCGGTAATCTCGCCAAGCCCGGCTGCGGGCCGTTCTCAATGACGGGCCAACCCAACGCCATGGGTGAGCGCTTCACCGGCGGCTTGACTGGCAGGCTGCCCTTCAACATGCCGCTGTCGGACGATACCCACCGCGCCCGTATGGCCGATTTCTGGCGGGTTCCGGAGGAGAACCTGATCACCGCTATGAACTCCAAGAACCCGGGCTATGCGGTCGGCATGATGGAGCGGGCGCTCAAAGACGAAGTCAAGGCCATGTTTCTCGTCTACGCCACCCATATAGACCTACCGGACCAGCACAATCTGGTGCGCCCGGCGCTGTCAAAGACCTTCGTCATCGCCCAGGAGATCTACCGCCACGCGCCCAACAATCTCTACGCGGACGTGATCTTTCCGGCGGCGACTTGGGGCGAGGTATCGGGCGTCTATATCAGTTCGGAGCGGCGCCTCAACATTTGCCAGAAGGCCGCCGAGCCACCGCCAGGCTGCCTACCCGACATGGACATGGTGCTCGACAAGGCGAAGGAGATCGGCACCATCCTCGGCATGGACATGGACACCGTACTGCCCTATCAGCGCAAGAAAGATGGCTTCTACGATTCCGAGGAGATATTCCGCGATATCATCCTCGCTTCAGCCGGCACCGACACAGACCTCACTGGCATTCTCGAGGTGGAGAAGCTGGATGGGCTGTCGCCCTATGCTCAGCTCGCCGAGCTGCGCGGCATCCAATGGCCGGCACCAACATACGAGATTGCCCAGAACGGCGGTACCAAGCGCCGATACATGCTGCAGGAAGGTGAATGGGAGAATCGGCCTTACGGCTACTTCCGCACCAAGGACGGCAAGGTGCACATGAAGCTCTGCCAACAGGACTACAGCAACCGCAAAGAGCTGACCAAGCGGCTGATGGAGTTCGGCACTAAGGAGGCCCTCTACACCATCGACCACATGGACCTCATCGTCGAGGCGCGCGACAAGGGCGTGACGCCGGACATTCCAGACGAGGAGTTTCGAGGCATACCCTGGCACGATGTGCCCGAGGACAAGTTCCCCTACTGGTTCGGCCTGGGCGTGGTCTACGAGCATTTCCACACCGCCAAGTCCAATCGCAGCCCGACGACACGGCGCCTAGTGCCGGAGATGTATGTCGAGATCAATCCGGCCGATGCCACCGATCTCGGCATTGAGGACGGTGACAAGCTACGCGTGACGACGCGGCGCGGCTGGCTGGAGGCACGCGCCCAGGTGGGCACCAACAGCCTGGTCAAGCCGGCCCGCAATAATGTGCCACGGGGCTACATGTTCGGGCCCTGGAACCTGTCGGTCGCCGACAGCGCCGATCCCAAGAAGAACAAGTGGCTAGCGAATGCCGTAACCAGCCGCGTCTGGGATCCAGTGTCGGGCCAGGTCGACTTCAAGAAAAGCGCCTGCCGGATTGAAAAGATCTGA
- a CDS encoding 4Fe-4S dicluster domain-containing protein, translating into MERREFFAGIAMGTVATLLSSESQAARNRSSPRYLRPPGALPEADFLARCIHCGQCGEICPNRCIDYFGLQNGWGSSDTPYIIPREKSCILCMKCGEICPTDAIAKIPRTAESILKSVKMGQAVVDESLCLSYQGKTCGVCYRACPLPDIAISVGRLEQPHVSNQCVGCGLCERSCIQMPQAIRIIPDRGEDRERT; encoded by the coding sequence ATGGAGAGACGCGAGTTCTTTGCCGGGATCGCAATGGGAACCGTGGCTACCCTTTTGTCTAGCGAGTCGCAAGCGGCGCGCAACCGTTCGTCGCCGCGTTACCTACGCCCGCCGGGCGCGCTGCCAGAGGCAGACTTCCTCGCCCGCTGCATTCATTGCGGCCAGTGTGGCGAGATCTGCCCCAACCGCTGCATCGATTATTTTGGCCTCCAGAATGGTTGGGGGTCGAGTGATACGCCATACATTATTCCGCGCGAGAAGAGCTGCATTCTCTGCATGAAGTGCGGCGAGATATGTCCCACGGATGCCATAGCGAAGATCCCGCGAACGGCCGAGAGCATCCTAAAAAGTGTCAAGATGGGCCAAGCGGTGGTCGATGAGAGTCTCTGCCTCTCCTACCAGGGTAAGACCTGCGGCGTCTGCTACCGCGCCTGCCCGCTGCCCGATATTGCCATCTCGGTTGGCCGCTTGGAGCAACCTCACGTCAGCAACCAGTGCGTCGGTTGCGGGCTTTGCGAACGTTCGTGCATCCAGATGCCGCAGGCCATCCGCATTATTCCCGACCGTGGCGAAGACAGGGAGCGCACCTGA
- a CDS encoding 4Fe-4S binding protein: protein MATAHKPLFLWHHLNKLRWLCLTMIFTMLVLLPFLHVYQSFVAAHAYDLLAPNEQRLYDAMEMISEPFVDDVENDLDAIKGNTWSGSFWGLQLSDPLAAIGQTAASLSLYWPFLLTALIPLLLTVLFGRFYCGWICPATLLYELNTNLAGWLRWAGIGPGNRRFDRRLKYLVLALGLGLSAATGSVAIAAIYPPAIVGREIYYAVALGGFGAGSVFFLMTLLFDLLVARRGFCRYLCPGGALYSLLGRYRLLRIRRIVEGCNDCGKCNMVCEFALDPMHDDFGQECNNCTACIAICPTAAMTFTLGARDVARQGPGHLGRAYRGQKQGEGT from the coding sequence GTGGCCACCGCCCACAAGCCCCTCTTTCTCTGGCACCATCTGAACAAACTGCGCTGGCTATGTCTGACCATGATCTTCACCATGCTGGTGCTACTGCCCTTCCTGCATGTCTATCAGAGCTTCGTCGCCGCGCACGCGTACGATCTTCTAGCACCAAACGAACAGCGCCTCTACGACGCCATGGAGATGATCAGCGAGCCTTTCGTCGACGATGTGGAAAACGATCTCGACGCTATCAAGGGTAATACCTGGTCCGGTAGCTTCTGGGGCCTGCAGCTTTCTGACCCACTGGCCGCCATCGGCCAGACGGCTGCAAGCCTGTCGCTCTATTGGCCGTTCCTGCTTACGGCGCTGATTCCGCTGCTCCTGACGGTGCTTTTCGGGCGCTTCTATTGCGGCTGGATCTGTCCCGCGACCTTGCTCTACGAGCTCAATACCAACCTCGCCGGCTGGCTGCGCTGGGCCGGCATCGGACCCGGCAACAGACGTTTCGACAGGCGTTTGAAATATCTCGTGCTGGCGCTTGGCCTCGGCCTTTCGGCGGCCACGGGCTCGGTGGCGATCGCCGCCATATACCCGCCCGCCATCGTCGGCCGCGAGATCTATTATGCCGTGGCGCTCGGTGGCTTTGGCGCCGGCAGCGTCTTCTTCCTGATGACGCTGCTGTTCGACCTGCTGGTGGCGCGGCGCGGCTTCTGCCGCTATCTCTGTCCCGGCGGCGCGCTCTATTCGCTGCTCGGCCGCTACCGGCTGCTGCGCATCCGCCGCATCGTCGAAGGCTGCAACGATTGCGGCAAGTGCAACATGGTTTGCGAGTTTGCCCTCGACCCCATGCACGACGATTTCGGCCAGGAATGCAACAACTGCACGGCCTGCATTGCCATATGTCCGACCGCCGCCATGACCTTCACGCTCGGCGCGCGCGACGTGGCGCGGCAGGGGCCGGGGCATCTCGGCCG